In Treponema sp. OMZ 798, the following proteins share a genomic window:
- the mreD gene encoding rod shape-determining protein MreD, with protein MKKVILWTSLSVFFITLLQTAIFSHISFFTVLPDLVLLTVIYIAISNGSLTGLICGFIAGLLADFLSAAPIGLHSFIFTLTGYLIGKFYGLYNLNKVIFPCVLGSLGFILKVILLFVLKILFGQNIHTYDVFSINFVIEAAVNVFFTPLVFLFFNLFPQAFISKEYSTI; from the coding sequence TTGAAAAAAGTTATTTTGTGGACTTCTTTAAGCGTTTTTTTTATAACCTTGCTTCAAACGGCTATTTTTTCTCATATATCTTTTTTTACTGTGCTGCCTGATTTGGTTTTGCTTACCGTTATCTACATTGCAATTTCCAACGGATCTCTTACAGGTTTGATTTGCGGGTTTATTGCAGGTCTTTTAGCCGATTTTTTGTCGGCAGCTCCCATAGGGTTACATTCATTTATTTTTACTCTGACAGGATACTTAATAGGAAAATTTTACGGGCTTTATAACTTAAACAAGGTAATTTTTCCCTGTGTTTTAGGCAGTCTAGGCTTTATACTTAAGGTTATACTTTTATTTGTTTTAAAGATACTCTTTGGGCAAAACATTCATACCTATGACGTTTTTTCGATAAACTTTGTCATAGAAGCAGCGGTAAATGTTTTTTTTACTCCCTTGGTATTTTTATTTTTTAATCTCTTTCCTCAAGCCTTTATATCGAAGGAGTATAGCACAATATGA
- the mreC gene encoding rod shape-determining protein MreC, with product MKKKLSFKLNLEVFLLILFLLISSVLMAFSGGSFILDFKRLAFSVSAGTEKAVYNVSSFVGESVSSVRELWDLKAKYNELTKQLEKYELLERSNADVKRENNELRTLLKFTDTIQIANIPAEIIGYDPNALYSGMIINRGVKHGVRKDMPVIAFQNGNMALVGKILQVGRGASMVIPIYDYQCHVAAKVDLVKHRGVVSGQGSEDSPLVMKYIKKRAGDDIKIGDKIITSGFDDASIFPKNIPIGYVSKIKALDYETSLELYVNPIIDFSCLEYVFVLDTSKIEKEF from the coding sequence ATGAAGAAAAAACTTTCGTTTAAACTAAATCTTGAAGTTTTTCTTTTAATTTTATTCCTTTTAATCTCATCCGTTCTTATGGCTTTTTCCGGCGGTTCTTTTATTTTGGATTTTAAAAGATTGGCTTTTTCGGTAAGTGCCGGAACGGAAAAAGCTGTTTACAATGTTTCCTCCTTTGTGGGGGAAAGTGTTTCTTCGGTTAGGGAATTATGGGATTTAAAAGCAAAGTATAATGAGCTTACAAAGCAGCTTGAAAAATATGAACTTTTGGAACGCTCTAATGCCGATGTAAAAAGAGAGAATAATGAGCTGCGTACCCTTCTTAAATTTACCGACACCATCCAAATAGCAAACATTCCTGCCGAAATAATAGGTTATGATCCTAACGCTCTGTATTCCGGGATGATTATTAACAGGGGGGTAAAGCACGGTGTCAGAAAAGACATGCCTGTTATAGCCTTCCAAAACGGAAATATGGCCCTTGTAGGAAAAATTTTACAGGTAGGAAGGGGGGCGTCCATGGTTATACCTATCTATGATTATCAGTGTCATGTTGCAGCAAAAGTTGACTTGGTAAAACATCGCGGGGTGGTAAGCGGACAAGGCTCGGAAGATTCGCCCCTAGTTATGAAGTATATAAAAAAGAGGGCAGGAGATGATATTAAAATAGGCGATAAAATAATTACCTCCGGATTTGATGATGCTTCGATTTTCCCAAAAAATATTCCTATAGGTTATGTTTCTAAAATTAAGGCCCTTGATTATGAAACCTCGCTTGAGCTATATGTAAATCCTATAATAGATTTTTCTTGTTTGGAATATGTATTTGTGCTTGATACTTCAAAAATAGAAAAGGAGTTTTAA